The following are encoded in a window of Salinibacter ruber DSM 13855 genomic DNA:
- a CDS encoding SLC13 family permease produces the protein MDPQLLIVFAILGLTVTLIVTEAFRIDVVAILAMLSLVWAGSITPEQARSGFSSNAVFAIIAVMIMGRGLYKSGITERIASFILQIAGAGRRQIISTVSVTVGLMSGLMQNLGAAALFLPVMTGISKREQISISSLLMPMGFAALLGGTLTMVGTSSLIVLNDLLTARGLSTFGLFSVFPIGLVLLIVGVGYFSLLGPYVLPSKREESDTTSPGQKLLNVWGLSDSIYTFQIPGGSDLIGKSAEESRMGANYNINLLEVYDDEQSDYDIWREIRFQKQQKIVVQGQEGDVEAFKSTYGLELTEEEDKSDLGSSGGYIEVVIPARSSLVGKTLRDVPLRDTYNAQVVLFFSESEVVEKGWADRVIQAGDTMVLHAKWESLEFFRQSENFITVTPLEYEPKHPEKAWLSVGSFAGAIGLVLALDLSISIGFLTGAIAMILGGVLTIEEAYRSVEWKVVFLIAGLIPIGIAMEESGAASVIAQTLAALVQGVHPFLILFSLGLLMTFFSLVMSNVAATVLMAPLVLEMAGTIDLTAQVLVLQVGLCAANSFILPTHHVNALLMTPGGYRVPDYLRAGSALSLIFVLVTTTMLYLFYL, from the coding sequence GATTGACGTGGTGGCAATCCTGGCCATGCTCTCGCTGGTCTGGGCCGGCAGCATCACACCGGAGCAGGCACGGTCGGGCTTCTCAAGCAATGCTGTCTTCGCCATCATTGCGGTCATGATTATGGGGCGGGGCCTTTACAAATCGGGCATCACCGAGAGGATTGCCAGTTTCATTCTGCAGATTGCAGGGGCGGGGCGGCGTCAAATCATCTCCACAGTATCGGTCACCGTCGGGCTGATGTCCGGCCTCATGCAGAACCTGGGGGCCGCCGCTCTCTTCCTTCCCGTCATGACCGGCATCTCGAAGCGGGAACAGATTTCCATCTCTAGCCTCCTGATGCCGATGGGCTTCGCCGCCCTGCTCGGGGGCACCCTGACGATGGTCGGAACGAGTTCGCTGATCGTTCTCAACGACCTCCTCACGGCCCGGGGCCTCTCGACGTTTGGCCTCTTCAGCGTCTTCCCCATCGGGCTCGTCCTGCTGATCGTGGGCGTCGGGTACTTTTCTCTTCTCGGTCCGTACGTGCTTCCCTCCAAGCGCGAGGAGAGCGACACTACCTCCCCCGGCCAAAAGCTGCTGAACGTATGGGGCCTCTCGGACAGCATCTATACCTTCCAGATTCCTGGCGGCAGCGACCTCATCGGGAAATCCGCCGAGGAGTCCCGAATGGGCGCCAACTACAATATCAACCTGTTGGAGGTGTACGACGACGAGCAGTCGGACTACGACATTTGGCGGGAGATTCGGTTCCAGAAGCAGCAGAAGATTGTGGTCCAGGGCCAGGAGGGGGACGTCGAGGCCTTCAAAAGCACCTACGGCCTCGAACTTACAGAAGAAGAAGACAAGTCGGATCTTGGATCAAGCGGCGGGTACATAGAGGTTGTCATTCCGGCCCGGTCCAGTCTCGTGGGCAAAACCCTGCGGGACGTGCCGCTCCGCGACACCTACAACGCGCAGGTGGTGCTCTTTTTCAGTGAAAGCGAGGTGGTGGAGAAGGGCTGGGCCGACCGGGTCATTCAGGCCGGAGACACGATGGTCCTGCACGCGAAGTGGGAGAGCCTGGAGTTCTTCAGGCAGAGCGAGAACTTTATCACCGTGACCCCACTGGAGTATGAGCCCAAACATCCCGAGAAGGCCTGGCTGTCGGTGGGCAGCTTCGCCGGAGCGATCGGGCTGGTCCTCGCCCTCGACCTTTCCATCTCCATCGGCTTTCTTACCGGGGCCATCGCCATGATTCTTGGCGGCGTACTGACGATCGAAGAGGCCTATCGCTCGGTCGAATGGAAAGTCGTCTTTCTGATCGCGGGCCTCATCCCCATCGGCATCGCCATGGAGGAATCGGGGGCCGCCTCGGTCATTGCCCAAACCCTGGCGGCCCTGGTCCAGGGCGTCCATCCGTTCCTAATCTTGTTTTCCCTGGGCCTGTTGATGACCTTCTTCTCCCTGGTCATGTCCAACGTGGCGGCCACCGTTCTCATGGCGCCCCTCGTGCTTGAGATGGCCGGCACCATCGACCTCACGGCACAGGTGTTGGTCCTTCAGGTGGGGCTCTGTGCGGCAAACTCGTTCATTCTGCCTACCCACCACGTGAACGCCCTCCTCATGACGCCGGGCGGCTACCGCGTCCCGGACTACCTCCGTGCCGGGAGCGCTCTGTCGCTCATCTTCGTGCTCGTCACCACCACAATGCTTTATCTGTTCTACCTGTAA
- a CDS encoding carboxypeptidase regulatory-like domain-containing protein, with protein sequence MFCSLRAGRPLSLVLATALLLTVGLGCDLGGGGSGDATVAGQVLNAASDPVVGAQVVIQFTDDAGEQVEETATTDSTGRFNERIDIGDPTEVVITVSKKGVDAQQTRQASPDAGASDLSFTLEIGGEENREPGRPTDIVLQDQSASSIRVQESGGTSIARLTFQVVDSTGKAIEADQAVDVDFRFGQRPEGASLTPSTVETNGQGQATVNVSSGKEAGVIQVVAQTERPDETTFQSKPVGLSIHGGLPNKCHFSLAPERTNFPGFENPGVTTPVQVFVGDKYGNPVVPGTSVSFSTNAGLIGGSVQTDDQGQGSVTLTSANPLPLDGVATVQASTVGTDDVNTIVDPDNCPDPAETGNENTIVETIPVVFSGRPEVKVDPMKIEPSPTDLPQTYELTVQDVQNKNPLAPGTSIQVTAEGTNVKAVGSTAVTLGDTALKDENGDGYGKEDIQNREDLTLFTFRVVKDVEGKDNPEPPEVRAVTITVDGPNGSVETVLTQSSPKTNSSLQSLTPTQGATVHRAASGGVVVRAPQE encoded by the coding sequence ATGTTCTGTTCTCTTCGCGCCGGTCGACCGCTGTCCCTCGTCCTGGCGACCGCTCTTCTTTTGACTGTTGGACTTGGCTGTGACCTCGGCGGGGGCGGCTCCGGCGACGCGACCGTGGCCGGCCAAGTGCTCAACGCCGCCTCTGACCCCGTGGTGGGTGCGCAGGTCGTCATTCAGTTCACGGACGACGCAGGCGAGCAGGTTGAAGAGACGGCCACGACCGATTCGACGGGCCGCTTCAACGAGAGAATTGATATCGGCGATCCGACGGAGGTTGTCATCACGGTGTCGAAAAAGGGGGTGGATGCTCAGCAGACGCGGCAGGCATCGCCCGATGCGGGCGCGTCCGACCTGAGCTTCACGCTCGAGATTGGGGGGGAAGAAAACCGAGAGCCCGGACGTCCCACCGACATTGTGTTGCAGGACCAATCGGCCAGTTCGATCCGCGTGCAGGAGAGCGGGGGGACGAGCATCGCGCGGTTGACGTTCCAGGTCGTCGACTCGACCGGGAAGGCCATCGAGGCGGACCAGGCCGTGGACGTAGACTTCCGATTCGGGCAGCGGCCCGAAGGGGCCAGCCTGACCCCGAGCACCGTGGAGACCAACGGGCAGGGGCAGGCCACCGTGAATGTATCGAGCGGAAAGGAGGCGGGCGTGATACAGGTGGTGGCCCAGACCGAACGGCCCGACGAGACGACCTTCCAGTCCAAGCCGGTCGGGCTCTCCATCCATGGGGGCCTCCCCAATAAATGTCACTTCAGCCTCGCCCCGGAACGGACAAACTTCCCTGGTTTCGAGAATCCTGGTGTAACGACTCCGGTCCAGGTGTTCGTGGGAGACAAGTACGGGAATCCCGTGGTGCCGGGCACCTCCGTTTCCTTCAGTACGAACGCGGGGCTCATCGGGGGCTCTGTCCAGACCGACGATCAGGGACAGGGATCTGTCACACTCACGTCCGCAAATCCGTTGCCGCTCGATGGGGTTGCTACCGTGCAAGCCAGTACGGTGGGGACCGACGACGTCAATACGATCGTGGACCCTGACAACTGCCCCGACCCGGCGGAGACGGGCAACGAGAACACGATCGTCGAGACGATTCCCGTTGTCTTCTCGGGGCGGCCGGAGGTAAAGGTGGATCCCATGAAGATCGAGCCGAGTCCGACGGATCTGCCTCAGACCTATGAACTGACGGTGCAAGACGTGCAGAATAAGAATCCGCTGGCTCCGGGCACGTCCATCCAGGTAACAGCCGAGGGAACGAACGTGAAGGCAGTGGGCAGCACCGCAGTCACTCTCGGCGATACAGCACTTAAAGACGAAAACGGAGATGGCTACGGCAAGGAAGACATCCAGAACAGAGAGGACCTCACCCTCTTCACCTTCCGAGTCGTCAAAGATGTGGAGGGGAAAGACAATCCCGAACCGCCCGAGGTTCGGGCCGTGACGATTACCGTAGATGGGCCCAACGGAAGTGTAGAGACGGTTCTTACTCAGTCCAGCCCGAAGACCAACTCCTCGTTGCAGTCCTTGACGCCCACCCAGGGGGCAACCGTGCACCGGGCGGCTTCGGGTGGGGTGGTGGTTCGTGCGCCGCAGGAGTAA
- a CDS encoding segregation and condensation protein A, which translates to MYRVELEQFEGPMDLLLFFIKRDEIDIYDIPIARIADEYLAYVRVMEEIDLDGVGDFIYMAALLINIKARMLLPSQEADEDGESVDPRRELVERLLEYVRFKEAADQLSTRRERRREHFVRGDASSDRERIEESHEVEVDASVYELVEALGRVLEADEEDEDDEPIHEVEPLEYTVEEQQQYVIERLRREPQVSFRALIQGESRGFVIATFLALLELTRQQHLRLRIEERASDFSVEARGDTSLRADDPAQQNLSRPQGDGAVGGGSGDSDEP; encoded by the coding sequence ATGTACCGCGTTGAGCTGGAGCAATTTGAGGGCCCGATGGACCTCCTCCTGTTTTTCATCAAGCGGGACGAGATCGACATATACGACATCCCCATCGCCCGCATCGCGGACGAATACCTCGCGTACGTCCGTGTAATGGAGGAAATCGACCTCGACGGGGTGGGCGACTTTATCTACATGGCGGCCCTCCTCATCAACATCAAGGCCCGCATGCTCCTGCCCTCACAGGAGGCCGACGAGGACGGAGAATCCGTCGATCCGCGCCGCGAGCTGGTGGAGCGCCTTCTGGAGTACGTGCGGTTCAAAGAGGCGGCCGACCAACTGTCCACCCGTCGGGAGCGACGCCGCGAGCACTTCGTGCGGGGGGACGCGTCCTCGGACCGGGAGCGCATCGAAGAATCCCACGAAGTAGAGGTGGATGCGTCCGTCTACGAGTTGGTCGAGGCGCTCGGACGAGTCCTCGAGGCCGACGAGGAGGACGAGGACGACGAGCCCATCCATGAGGTCGAGCCGCTCGAATACACCGTCGAGGAACAGCAGCAGTACGTGATTGAGCGCCTGCGTCGCGAGCCACAGGTCTCCTTTCGGGCCCTGATTCAGGGAGAATCGCGCGGCTTCGTCATTGCGACCTTCCTGGCGCTTCTGGAACTGACGCGACAGCAACATCTCCGGCTTCGAATCGAGGAGCGAGCCTCGGACTTCTCCGTGGAAGCACGAGGCGACACGTCGCTTCGGGCCGACGATCCGGCCCAGCAAAACCTCTCTCGGCCCCAAGGAGATGGGGCCGTCGGGGGAGGCTCAGGGGACTCCGACGAACCCTGA
- the galE gene encoding UDP-glucose 4-epimerase GalE: MRVLVTGGAGYIGSTVARQLVETGDDVIVLDNLSQGHRAAVPDDAAFVHGDLNDRGLIDRTLAEHRPEAIMHFASHTLVGESMEEPFLYLDENVRCGMNLMKSAVEHDVDRFILSSTANLFGTPERIPIDEDVTVDPGSPYGESKFILERTLHWLDETEDLSYAALRYFNAAGAAGPNQGEDHAPETHLIPIVLEVALGQRDKIVIFGDDYDTPDGTCVRDYVHVLDLAQAHVLALNALDDGSRVYNLGNGKGYSVREVIETARRVTGHEIPAEEGAPRPGDPPVLIASSDKIREELGWAPEHSALDDIIGSAWEWHRRHPNGYDGLQ, from the coding sequence ATGCGCGTTCTTGTTACTGGAGGGGCCGGGTACATCGGAAGCACCGTCGCCCGCCAACTCGTCGAGACCGGAGACGACGTGATCGTGCTCGACAACTTGTCGCAGGGGCACCGGGCGGCGGTGCCGGACGATGCGGCCTTCGTTCACGGGGACCTGAACGACCGTGGACTGATTGATCGCACCCTCGCCGAGCATCGACCCGAGGCGATCATGCACTTCGCGTCGCATACCCTGGTCGGGGAGTCGATGGAAGAGCCGTTCCTCTATCTCGACGAAAATGTGCGGTGCGGAATGAACCTGATGAAGTCCGCCGTGGAGCACGACGTGGATCGCTTCATCCTGTCCTCAACCGCGAACCTGTTCGGCACCCCGGAGCGCATTCCCATCGACGAAGACGTGACGGTCGACCCGGGAAGCCCCTACGGCGAGTCAAAGTTTATTCTGGAGCGGACCCTCCACTGGCTCGATGAGACCGAGGACCTCTCCTACGCCGCGCTCCGCTACTTTAACGCGGCCGGGGCCGCCGGGCCCAATCAGGGCGAGGACCATGCCCCCGAGACGCACCTCATCCCCATCGTGCTGGAAGTCGCACTCGGTCAGCGCGATAAGATCGTCATCTTCGGGGACGACTACGACACCCCCGACGGCACGTGTGTGCGGGACTACGTCCATGTGCTCGACCTCGCGCAGGCGCACGTTCTGGCCCTGAACGCCCTGGACGATGGAAGCCGCGTGTATAACCTGGGCAACGGGAAGGGATACAGCGTGCGGGAGGTCATCGAGACGGCCCGCCGCGTTACAGGCCACGAGATTCCCGCCGAGGAGGGCGCTCCCCGCCCCGGAGACCCGCCGGTCCTCATCGCAAGCAGCGACAAGATCCGGGAAGAGCTCGGATGGGCCCCGGAACACAGCGCCCTCGACGACATCATCGGCTCCGCTTGGGAATGGCACCGGCGCCACCCGAACGGGTATGATGGACTACAGTGA
- the pnp gene encoding polyribonucleotide nucleotidyltransferase, with protein MKPEAHIEDIEFVPDRSLSLETGRIAKQADGSVVARLGDTMVLSTATLSDSVNESNFFPLTVDYREKFAAGGKVPGGFIKREGRPTDKETLTSRLIDRAIRPLFPDGFYHDVHVVNFVISAGQDFDADVIAGVGSSAALMLSGAPFAGPFAEVRVGRVDGDYIVNPTMQQTEESDIDLVVAGKEDALVMVEGEAEEISEESMIEALDVAHRSIRRLCEGQHRLVEQAGEPDPFEWEADRVPEQLVQRMREEYGPKVADHIHGPYSKETFHGGIGDLKDQAVDDVLGDASETPEGYTASDIRDAIGEVEKGEMRNMIVEEGKRIDGRDQTDVRDLWMEVGYLPRVHGSAIFTRGETQVLGSITLGTSDDVQPVDEVFADTDKSFYLHYRFPPFSVGEASYLRGPKRREIGHSMLAERALRPVIPEQDEFPYTIRINADVMESNGSSSMASVCAGSLALMDAGVPIEKPVAGIAMGLVQEDDETTVLTDILGQEDHLGDMDFKLTGTRDGITACQMDMKIEGLSRDVMLKALKQSRDARHHILDRMEETIAEPRAELSSHAPRLTKLTIDPDRIGAVIGPGGKVVKSVQEETNTEITVEEEEGVGIVTIAATNQRDAEAAIERIKQIVAVPEEGEDYVGTVKGIRDFGAFVEIMPEKTGLLHVSEIDYDYVENVEDYLEVGDKVKVHLLEVHDDGKMRLTRKPFVSEENGEQNE; from the coding sequence ATGAAGCCTGAAGCCCATATTGAAGACATCGAGTTCGTTCCCGACCGATCGCTGTCGCTGGAGACAGGCCGCATCGCCAAGCAGGCCGACGGGTCCGTCGTGGCCCGGCTGGGCGACACGATGGTGCTCTCCACCGCCACACTCAGCGACTCCGTTAACGAGTCGAACTTCTTCCCGCTCACCGTTGACTACCGGGAAAAGTTTGCGGCCGGGGGGAAGGTGCCGGGCGGGTTTATCAAGCGCGAGGGGCGTCCCACCGACAAGGAGACGCTCACCTCACGGCTCATTGATCGCGCGATCCGGCCGCTCTTTCCGGACGGCTTCTACCACGACGTCCACGTCGTGAACTTCGTCATCTCGGCCGGCCAGGACTTCGACGCCGACGTGATTGCCGGGGTGGGATCGTCCGCGGCCCTCATGCTGTCGGGGGCGCCCTTCGCGGGGCCCTTCGCGGAGGTTCGCGTGGGCCGTGTGGATGGGGACTACATCGTAAACCCCACGATGCAGCAGACCGAAGAGAGCGACATCGACCTCGTGGTGGCGGGGAAGGAAGACGCCCTCGTCATGGTGGAGGGGGAGGCCGAAGAGATCAGCGAGGAGAGCATGATCGAGGCCCTCGACGTGGCCCACCGGTCGATTCGTCGGCTCTGTGAGGGACAACACCGCCTCGTGGAGCAGGCGGGCGAGCCCGATCCGTTTGAGTGGGAGGCGGACCGCGTGCCGGAGCAACTGGTGCAGCGCATGCGAGAGGAGTACGGACCGAAGGTGGCCGACCACATCCACGGGCCGTACAGCAAAGAGACGTTTCACGGCGGGATCGGAGACCTCAAGGACCAGGCCGTCGACGACGTGCTCGGCGATGCGTCCGAAACCCCGGAGGGCTACACCGCCTCGGACATTCGCGACGCCATTGGGGAGGTGGAGAAGGGCGAGATGCGCAACATGATCGTCGAGGAGGGCAAGCGCATCGACGGACGCGACCAGACCGACGTTCGGGATCTTTGGATGGAGGTCGGTTATCTGCCGCGTGTCCACGGGTCCGCTATCTTCACACGGGGCGAGACGCAGGTGCTCGGCTCCATTACGCTCGGCACGTCGGACGACGTACAGCCGGTCGACGAGGTCTTCGCCGACACGGACAAGTCGTTCTACCTCCACTACCGCTTCCCGCCGTTCTCGGTGGGCGAGGCCAGTTACCTGCGTGGGCCCAAGCGCCGCGAAATCGGCCACAGCATGCTTGCGGAGCGGGCCCTGCGGCCGGTCATCCCGGAGCAGGACGAGTTCCCGTATACGATCCGCATCAACGCCGACGTCATGGAGTCGAACGGCTCCTCCTCAATGGCCAGCGTCTGCGCCGGCAGCCTGGCCCTCATGGATGCCGGGGTGCCCATCGAGAAGCCGGTGGCCGGCATCGCGATGGGACTCGTGCAGGAGGACGACGAGACCACCGTCCTCACCGACATCCTCGGCCAGGAGGACCACCTGGGCGACATGGACTTCAAGCTCACGGGCACCCGGGACGGCATCACGGCCTGTCAGATGGACATGAAGATTGAAGGCCTGTCCCGCGACGTCATGCTGAAGGCCCTGAAGCAGTCCCGAGACGCGCGCCACCACATTCTCGACCGCATGGAGGAGACCATTGCCGAGCCGCGGGCGGAGCTGTCCAGCCACGCCCCGCGCCTCACCAAGCTTACGATCGACCCCGACCGGATTGGGGCCGTCATTGGCCCGGGGGGCAAGGTCGTCAAGAGTGTTCAGGAAGAGACGAACACCGAGATCACGGTCGAGGAGGAAGAAGGCGTGGGCATCGTGACGATCGCGGCCACCAACCAGCGCGATGCCGAGGCGGCCATCGAGCGGATCAAGCAAATCGTGGCCGTGCCGGAGGAGGGCGAGGACTACGTCGGCACCGTCAAGGGCATCCGCGACTTCGGGGCCTTCGTCGAGATCATGCCCGAGAAGACGGGCCTGCTCCATGTCTCCGAGATCGACTACGACTACGTCGAGAACGTTGAGGACTACCTTGAGGTGGGCGACAAGGTGAAGGTTCATCTCCTTGAGGTCCACGACGATGGCAAGATGCGCCTCACGCGAAAGCCGTTCGTCTCCGAAGAAAATGGAGAGCAGAACGAGTAG
- the rpsO gene encoding 30S ribosomal protein S15, with protein MITQEEQQKIIDRFGNGPNDTGTPEVQIAIFTKRIEHLTEHLEDHPNDNSTRQGLLDLVGKRRRLLNYLQENEIERYRTIRDELELRK; from the coding sequence ATGATTACACAAGAAGAGCAACAGAAAATCATAGACCGGTTCGGCAACGGACCGAACGACACAGGGACCCCGGAGGTGCAAATTGCGATCTTCACGAAGCGGATCGAACACCTCACGGAGCACCTCGAAGACCACCCCAATGACAATTCCACCCGGCAGGGACTCCTTGATCTCGTCGGAAAGCGCCGACGGTTGCTGAATTACCTTCAGGAAAACGAGATCGAGCGGTACCGTACCATCCGAGATGAACTGGAGCTCCGAAAGTAG
- a CDS encoding bifunctional riboflavin kinase/FAD synthetase encodes MKREIGWDAISRDPQSVVTVGTFDGVHRGHQAIIEYLQDRAEAQNGPSTLVSFDPHPRAVVHDEEVPLLTTVAERADLLERLGLDRFVVVPFSDDFAQLSPTAYVEEVLVDRIGVQEITVGYDHRFGKDRAGDVEALRELGGEYGFSVDVIPPQEVDHDVVSSRTIRSLLVEEGRVEQATDRLGRPYQLQGVVSRGQGRGRKLGYPTANLALGDARKLVPKQGVYATAVTLPNGDRRGGMMNIGSRPTFDEMDVTVEVHLLDYEGDLYGASLSVEFLQRLRAEQKFESAEALAAQLSEDEERCRTVIRTQA; translated from the coding sequence ATGAAGCGTGAAATTGGATGGGATGCCATCAGCCGCGACCCCCAATCGGTTGTCACCGTTGGGACATTTGACGGCGTGCACCGTGGCCACCAAGCGATCATCGAGTACCTGCAGGACCGAGCCGAGGCCCAGAACGGACCCAGCACGCTCGTGTCGTTTGATCCCCACCCGCGAGCCGTAGTGCACGACGAAGAGGTCCCGCTCCTGACGACCGTGGCCGAGCGGGCGGACCTGCTCGAACGCCTTGGCCTCGACCGGTTTGTGGTTGTTCCGTTCTCGGACGACTTTGCGCAGCTCAGCCCCACGGCCTACGTCGAAGAGGTGCTCGTGGACCGGATCGGCGTCCAGGAGATCACGGTCGGGTACGACCATCGATTCGGGAAAGACCGGGCTGGCGACGTGGAGGCCCTTCGGGAGCTCGGGGGGGAATACGGGTTTTCGGTCGACGTCATCCCCCCGCAGGAAGTCGACCACGACGTTGTATCGTCCCGTACCATCCGATCCTTGCTGGTAGAGGAGGGGCGCGTTGAGCAGGCGACCGACCGGCTCGGACGCCCTTACCAGCTCCAGGGCGTCGTTTCGAGGGGCCAAGGGCGCGGACGCAAGCTCGGCTACCCCACCGCGAACCTTGCCCTCGGGGACGCCCGCAAGTTGGTCCCGAAGCAAGGGGTCTACGCCACTGCGGTCACACTGCCGAATGGGGACCGTCGGGGGGGCATGATGAATATCGGAAGCAGGCCCACGTTCGACGAAATGGACGTCACCGTCGAGGTGCATCTCCTCGACTATGAGGGCGACCTATACGGGGCGTCCCTCTCTGTTGAGTTCCTGCAAAGATTGCGGGCCGAACAGAAGTTTGAATCCGCGGAGGCACTGGCGGCGCAACTTTCTGAAGACGAAGAGCGTTGCAGAACCGTTATTCGAACACAGGCCTGA
- the rbfA gene encoding 30S ribosome-binding factor RbfA, whose product MSVYTERVAELVQREVARILQREYADRLQPMVTITRARVTGDLSIAYLYASVMGDTAEEREATFRQLESLADEIRNQLASRIRHKVREIPELKFFHDESLEEAKRMENLFDRIREERERRLEDGEDSADARE is encoded by the coding sequence ATGAGTGTATATACCGAACGCGTCGCGGAGCTCGTCCAGCGCGAGGTTGCCCGCATTCTGCAGCGCGAGTACGCAGACCGGCTCCAGCCGATGGTGACGATCACCCGAGCCCGAGTAACCGGCGACCTCTCCATCGCGTACCTGTATGCGAGTGTGATGGGGGACACCGCCGAAGAACGGGAGGCCACCTTCCGGCAGCTGGAGAGCCTCGCGGACGAAATTCGGAACCAACTGGCGTCTCGCATCCGGCACAAAGTCCGAGAAATTCCGGAGCTCAAATTTTTCCACGACGAGTCGCTGGAAGAAGCCAAGCGGATGGAGAACCTGTTTGACCGCATCCGCGAGGAGCGGGAGCGGCGGCTCGAGGACGGAGAGGATTCCGCTGATGCCCGTGAATGA